A single Romeriopsis navalis LEGE 11480 DNA region contains:
- a CDS encoding PEP-CTERM sorting domain-containing protein (PEP-CTERM proteins occur, often in large numbers, in the proteomes of bacteria that also encode an exosortase, a predicted intramembrane cysteine proteinase. The presence of a PEP-CTERM domain at a protein's C-terminus predicts cleavage within the sorting domain, followed by covalent anchoring to some some component of the (usually Gram-negative) cell surface. Many PEP-CTERM proteins exhibit an unusual sequence composition that includes large numbers of potential glycosylation sites. Expression of one such protein has been shown restore the ability of a bacterium to form floc, a type of biofilm.), producing the protein TILNAIDSGTKVGNISMLWNRDLREQGLDFGHFGADGSKTFGFTFEKTDDFKIGSYVANLFMECGNDGVAIAGALKHGDKKVPEPAMMLGLAGVSGLGLMRRRRQRKG; encoded by the coding sequence AGACAATCCTGAATGCGATTGATTCGGGTACGAAAGTCGGGAATATCTCGATGCTATGGAATCGTGACTTACGGGAGCAGGGGCTTGATTTCGGTCATTTCGGCGCGGATGGTTCGAAGACGTTTGGTTTCACCTTCGAGAAAACCGATGACTTCAAGATTGGTTCCTACGTTGCGAACTTATTTATGGAGTGTGGTAACGATGGTGTCGCGATTGCGGGAGCGTTGAAGCATGGTGATAAGAAAGTACCGGAGCCTGCAATGATGTTGGGTCTGGCAGGAGTCAGTGGTTTGGGCTTGATGCGTCGTCGTCGCCAGCGCAAAGGCTAG